The following proteins are co-located in the Candidatus Eremiobacteraceae bacterium genome:
- a CDS encoding DUF4870 domain-containing protein codes for MMNEPTQPQLAPAMPVERPLPDRLQAESRTWAMLCHLSSLCAFIGVPFGHLVGPLIVWLVKKDQFPLVDDQGKESLNFQISMTIYGIVALFLCFVLIGIPLLVLLVFVDLVLPVIAAVEASNGQIYRYPFTIRFLI; via the coding sequence ATGATGAACGAACCAACCCAGCCGCAGCTCGCGCCGGCTATGCCGGTCGAACGTCCGCTGCCGGACCGTCTCCAAGCCGAATCGCGCACGTGGGCCATGCTGTGCCACCTTTCGTCCCTCTGCGCCTTCATCGGCGTGCCGTTCGGGCATCTCGTCGGACCGCTGATCGTGTGGCTGGTGAAGAAGGACCAGTTCCCGCTCGTCGACGATCAGGGCAAGGAATCGCTGAACTTCCAGATCTCGATGACCATCTACGGAATCGTCGCGCTGTTCTTGTGCTTCGTGCTCATCGGCATCCCGCTGCTCGTGCTGCTGGTCTTCGTCGATCTCGTGCTGCCGGTCATCGCCGCGGTCGAGGCGAGCAATGGACAGATCTATCGCTATCCCTTCACGATCCGCTTCTTGATCTG